The Macrobrachium nipponense isolate FS-2020 chromosome 19, ASM1510439v2, whole genome shotgun sequence genome contains a region encoding:
- the LOC135214719 gene encoding chitobiosyldiphosphodolichol beta-mannosyltransferase-like, protein MDDEATEEREHVTVVVLGDLGRSPRMNYHALSLSQEGFEVNLIGFSGTKPQIEILSDEHITLTYMRPAPEFLSVFPKLLAYILKVLWQAVVLFFTLATCPCSEKLLLQNPPGVPAMPVCWLYCFITRTKFYVDWHNYGYTILALSVRPNHPLVSVYRWTERVFGKLAHGGLCVTKAMKVDLEQNWGIKKVTVLYDRPAARFSPLTIEEKHEYLMKLSGTYNCFSSSSPDKNVFTERYADGRVAECEDRPALLISSTSWTEDEDFSILFHALEDYERVRTEFPEHYPPLIVAVTGKGPMKAYYTSLIAEQHWVHVEVITPWMSAEDYPKLLASADLGVCLHYSSSGLDLPMKVVDMFGCGIPVVAIEYQALPELVHHNENGLIFKTKEELANLLQDWFRGFPKETEIKETYYDFYKSLEEFRKLKWHPCWTCNALPLFKDEIIDKKSLTIQ, encoded by the coding sequence ATGGATGACGAAGCTACTGAGGAGCGAGAGCATGTCACTGTCGTTGTATTAGGAGACCTTGGTCGTTCGCCTCGAATGAACTATCATGCACTTTCACTCTCACAAGAAGGATTTGAAGTAAACCTCATAGGCTTTTCTGGGACAAAACCTCAAATAGAAATCTTGAGTGATGAACATATCACATTAACGTACATGAGACCTGCTCCTGAGTTCCTGTCAGTGTTTCCAAAACTTTTAGCCTATATATTGAAGGTGCTATGGCAAGCTGTTGTGCTTTTCTTTACCCTTGCTACATGCCCCTGTAGTGAAAAGCTCTTACTGCAGAACCCCCCCGGGGTTCCTGCGATGCCTGTTTGCTGGTTGTACTGCTTCATCACACGGACAAAATTTTATGTTGACTGGCATAATTATGGATACACTATTTTAGCCCTCTCAGTAAGACCCAATCATCCCTTAGTGTCAGTATATAGGTGGACTGAAAGGGTGTTTGGCAAGCTTGCTCATGGTGGTTTGTGCGTTACAAAGGCCATGAAAGTAGACCTCGAACAAAACTGGGGAATAAAAAAAGTCACCGTCCTATATGACCGTCCAGCTGCTAGATTCTCCCCTTTGACAATTGAGGAGAAACATGAATACCTGATGAAACTTTCAGGTACATACAATTGTTTTTCTAGCTCCTCTCCTGACAAGAATGTGTTTACTGAAAGGTATGCAGATGGCAGAGTTGCAGAGTGTGAGGATCGCCCAGCTTTGCTGATATCCTCTACCAGTTGGACAGAAGATGAGGATTTTTCTATCCTGTTCCATGCCTTAGAAGATTATGAAAGAGTACGCACAGAATTTCCTGAACACTATCCACCTCTTATAGTTGCTGTGACAGGAAAAGGACCCATGAAAGCTTATTATACATCCCTCATTGCTGAACAACACTGGGTGCATGTAGAAGTTATTACCCCTTGGATGTCAGCTGAAGATTATCCTAAGCTTCTTGCATCTGCTGACCTTGGTGTGTGCCTCCATTATTCTTCATCTGGCCTTGATTTACCCATGAAAGTGGTAGATATGTTTGGGTGTGGCATCCCCGTTGTAGCAATAGAGTATCAAGCCCTTCCTGAGTTAGTACATCACAATGAGAATGGTTTAATATTCAAAACAAAAGAGGAACTGGCAAACTTATTGCAAGACTGGTTCCGAGGTTTCCCCAAGGAAACTGAAATAAAGGAGACGTACTATGACTTCTATAAAAGTCTTGAAGAGTTCCGTAAATTAAAGTGGCATCCCTGTTGGACATGCAACGCTTTGCCATTATTTAAAGATGAAATTAttgataagaaaagtttgacaatacagtaa